A stretch of Gorilla gorilla gorilla isolate KB3781 chromosome 9, NHGRI_mGorGor1-v2.1_pri, whole genome shotgun sequence DNA encodes these proteins:
- the NUMA1 gene encoding nuclear mitotic apparatus protein 1 isoform X1, whose protein sequence is MTLHATRGAALLSWVNSLHVADPVEAVLQLQDCSIFIKIIGRIHGAEEGQQILKQPVSERLDFVCSFLQKNRKHPSSPECLVSAQKVLEGSELELAKMTMLLLYHSTMSSKSPRDWEQFEYKIQAELAVILKFVLDHEDGLNLNEDLENFLQKAPVPSTCSSTFPEELSPPSHQAKREIRFLELQKVASSSSGNNFLSGSPASPMGDILQTPQFQMRRLKKQLADERSNRDELELELAENRKLLTEKDAQIAMMQQRIDRLALLNEKQAASPLEPKELEELRDKNESLTMRLHETLKQCQDLKTEKSQMDRKINQLSEENGDLSFKLREFASHLQQLQDALNELTEEHSKATQEWLEKQAQLEKELSAALQDKKCLEEKNEILQGKLSQLEEHLSQLQDNPPQEKGEVLGDVLQLETLKQEAATLAANNTQLQARVEMLETERGQQEAKLLAERDHFEEEKQQLSSLITDLQSSISNLSQAKEELEQASQAHGARLTAQVASLTSELTTLNATIQQQDQELAGLKQQAKEKQAQLAQTLQQQEQASQGLRHQVEQLSSSLKQKEQQLKEVAEKQEATRQDHAQQLATAAEEREASLRERDAALKQLEALEKEKAAKLEILQQQLQVANEARDTAQTSVTQAQREKAELSRKVEELRACVETALQEQHEAQAQVAELELQLRSEQQKATEKERVAQEKDQLQEQLQALKESLKVTKGSLEEEKRRAADALEEQQRCISELKAETRSLVEQHKREQKELEEERAGRKGLEARLQQLGEAHQAETEVLRQELAEAMAAQRTAESECEQLVKEVAAWRERYEDSQQEEAQYGAMFQEQLMTLKEECEKARQELQEAKEKVAGIESHSELQISRQQNELAELHANLARALQQVQEKEVRAQKLADDLSTLQEKMAATSKEVARLETLVRKAGEQQETASRELVKEPARAGDRQPEWLEEPQGRQFCSTQAALQAMEREAEQMGNELERLRAALMESQGQQQEERGQQEREVARLTQERGRAQADLALEKAARAELEMRLQNALNEQRVEFATLQEALAHALTEKEGKDQELAKLRGLEAAQIKELEELRQTVKQLKEQLAKKEKEHASGSGAQSEAAGRTEPTGPKLEALRAEVSKLEQQCQQQQEQADSLERSLEAERASRAERDSALETLQGQLEEKAQELGHSQSALASAQRELAALRTKVQDHSKAEDEWKAQVARGRQEAERKNSLISSLEEEVSILNRQVLEKEGESKELKRLVMAESEKSQKLEERLRLLQAETASNSARAAERSSALREEVQSLREEAEKQRVASENLRQELTSQAERAEELGQELKAWQEKFFQKEQALSTLQLEHTSTQALVSELLPAKHLYQQLQAEQAAAEKRHREELEQSKQAAGGLRAELLRAQRELGELIPLRQKVAEQERTAQQLRAEKASYAEQLSMLKKAHGLLAEENRGLGERANLGRQFLEVELDQAREKYVQELAAVRADAETRLAEVQREAQSTARELEVMTAKYEGAKVKVLEERQRFQEERQKLTVQVEQLEVFQREQTKQVEELSKKLADSDQASKVQQQKLKAVQAQGGESQQEAQRLQARLNELQAQLSQKEQAAEHYKLQMEKAKTHYDAKKQQNQELQEQLRSLEQLQKENKELRAEAERLGHELQQAGLKTKEAEQTCRHLTAQVRSLEAQVAHADQQLRDLGKFQVATDALKSREPQAKPQLDLSIDSLDLSCEEGTPLSITRHKALMTIIPDLSPNNPLSKLPRTQPDGTSVPGEPASPISQRLPPKVESLESLYFTPIPARSQAPLESSLDSLGDVFLDSGRKTRSARRRTTQIINITMTKKLDVEEPDSANSSFYSTRSAPASQASLRATSSTQSLARLGSPDYGNSALLSLPGYRPTTRSSARRSQAGVSSGAPPGRNSFYMGTCQDEPEQLDDWNRIAELQQRNRVCPPHLKTCYPLESRPSVSLGTITDEEMKTGDPQETLRRASMQPIQIAEGTGITTRQQRKRVSLEPHQGPGTPESKKATSCFPRPMTPRDRHEGRKQSTTEAQKKAAPASTKQADRRQSMAFSILNTPKKLGNSLLRRGASKKALSKASPNTRSGTRRSPRIATTTASAATAAAIAATPRAKGKAKH, encoded by the exons CCATGGCGCTGAAGAGGGACAGCAAATCTTGAAGCAGCCGGTGTCAGAGAGACTGGACTTTGTGTGCAGTTTTCTGCAGA AAAATCGAAAACATCCCTCTTCCCCAGAATGCCTGGTGTCTGCACAGAAGGTGCTAGAGGGATCAGAGCTGGAACTGGCGAAG ATGACCATGCTGCTCTTATACCACTCTACCATGAGCTCCAAAAGTCCCAGGGACTGGGAACAGTTTGAATATAAAATTCAG gctgagtTGGCTGTCATTCTTAAATTTGTGCTGGACCATGAGGACGGGCTAAACCTTAATGAGGACCTAGAGAACTTCCTACAGAAAG CTCCTGTGCCTTCTACCTGTTCTAGCACATTCCCTGAAGAGCTCTCCCCACCTAGCCACCAGGCCAAGAGGGAGATTCGCTTCCTAGAGCTACAGAAGGTTGCCTCCTCTTCCAGTGGGAACAA ctttcTCTCAGGTTCTCCAGCTTCTCCCATGGGTGATATCCTGCAGACCCCACAGTTCCAGATGAGACGGCTGAAGAAGCAGCTTGCTGATGAGAGAAGTAATAGGGatgagctggagctggagctagCTGAGAACCGCAAGCTCCTCACCGAGAAGG ATGCACAGATAGCCATGATGCAGCAGCGCATTGACCGCCTAGCCCTGCTGAATGAGAAGCAGGCGGCCAGCCCACTGGAGCCCAAGGAGCTTGAGGAGCTGCGTGACAAGAATGAGAG CCTTACCATGCGGCTGCATGAAACCCTGAAGCAGTGCCAGGACCTGAAGACAGAGAAGAGCCAGATGGATCGCAAAATCAACCAGCTTTCGGAGGAGAATGGAGACCTTTCCTTTAAG CTGCGGGAGTTTGCCAGTCATCTGCAGCAGCTACAGGATGCCCTCAATGAGCTGACGGAGGAGCACAGCAAGGCCACTCAGGAGTGGCTAGAGAAGCAGGCCCAGCTGGAGAAGGAGCTCAGCGCAGCCCTGCAGGACAAG AAATGCCTTGAAGAGAAGAACGAAATCCTTCAGGGAAAACTTTCACAGCTGGAAGAACACTTGTCCCAGCTGCAGGATAACCCACCCCAGGAGAAGGGCGAGGTGCTGGGTGATGTCTTGCAG CTGGAAACCTTGAAGCAAGAGGCAGCCACTCTTGCTGCAAACAACACACAGCTCCAAGCCAGGGTAGAGATGCTGGAGACTGAGCGAGGCCAGCAGGAAGCCAAGCTGCTTGCTGAGCGGGACCACTTCGAAGAAGAAAAGCAGCAGCTGTCTAGCCTGATCACCGACCTGCAGAGCTCCATCTCCAACCTCAGCCAGGCCAAGGAAGAGCTGGAGcaggcctcccaggctcatgggGCCCGGTTGACTGCCCAGGTGGCCTCTCTGACCTCTGAGCTCACCACACTCAATGCCACCATCCAGCAACAGGATCAAGAACTGGCTGGCCTGAAGCAGCAGGCCAAAGAGAAGCAGGCCCAGCTAGCACAGACCCTCCAACAGCAAGAACAGGCCTCCCAGGGCCTCCGCCACCAGGTGGAGCAGCTAAGCAGTAGCCTGAAGCAGAAGGAGCAGCAGTTGAAGGAGGTAGCTGAGAAGCAGGAGGCAACTAGGCAGGACCATGCCCAGCAACTGGCCACTGCTGCAGAGGAGCGAGAGGCCTCCTTAAGGGAGCGGGATGCGGCTCTCAAGCAGCTGGAGGCGCTGGAGAAGGAGAAGGCTGCCAAGCTGGAGATTCTGCAGCAGCAACTTCAGGTGGCTAATGAAGCCCGGGACACTGCCCAGACCTCAGTGACACAGGCCCAGCGGGAGAAGGCAGAGCTGAGCCGGAAGGTGGAGGAACTCCGGGCCTGTGTTGAGACAGCCCTCCAGGAACAGCATGAGGCCCAGGCCCAGGTTGCAGAGCTAGAGTTGCAGCTGCGGTCTGAGCAGCAAAAAGCAACTGAGAAAGAAAGGGTGGCCCAGGAGAAGGACCAGCTCCAGGAGCAGCTCCAGGCCCTCAAAGAGTCCTTGAAGGTCACCAAGGGCAGTCTTGAAGAGGAGAAGCGCAGGGCTGCAGATGCCCTGGAAGAGCAGCAGCGTTGTATCTCTGAGCTGAAGGCAGAGACCCGAAGCCTGGTGGAGCAGCATAAGCGGGAACAAAAGGAGCTGGAAGAAGAGAGGGCTGGGCGCAAGGGGCTGGAGGCTCGATTACAGCAGCTTGGGGAGGCCCATCAGGCTGAGACTGAAGTCCTGCGGCAGGAGCTGGCAGAGGCCATGGCTGCCCAGCGCACAGCTGAGAGTGAGTGTGAGCAGCTCGTCAAAGAAGTAGCTGCCTGGCGTGAGCGGTATGAGGATAGCCAGCAAGAGGAGGCACAGTATGGCGCCATGTTCCAGGAACAGCTGATGACTTTGAAGGAGGAATGTGAGAAGGCCCGCCAGGAGCTGCAGGAGGCAAAGGAGAAGGTGGCAGGCATAGAATCCCACAGCGAGCTCCAGATAAGCCGGCAGCAGAACGAACTAGCTGAGCTCCATGCCAACCTGGCCAGAGCACTCCAGCAGGTCCAAGAGAAGGAAGTCAGGGCCCAGAAGCTTGCAGACGACCTCTCCACTCTGCAGGAAAAGATGGCTGCCACCAGCAAAGAGGTGGCCCGCTTGGAGACCTTGGTGCGCAAGGCAGGTGAGCAGCAGGAAACAGCCTCCCGGGAGTTAGTCAAGGAGCCTGCGAGGGCAGGAGACAGACAGCCCGAGTGGCTGGAAGAGCCACAGGGACGCCAGTTCTGCAGCACACAGGCAGCGCTGCAGGCTATGGAGCGGGAGGCAGAGCAGATGGGCAATGAGCTGGAACGGCTGCGGGCCGCGCTGATGGAGAGCCAggggcagcagcaggaggagcGTGGGCAGCAGGAAAGGGAGGTGGCGCGGCTGACCCAGGAGCGGGGCcgtgcccaggctgaccttgccCTGGAGAAGGCGGCCAGAGCAGAGCTTGAGATGCGGCTGCAGAATGCCCTCAACGAGCAGCGTGTGGAGTTCGCTACCCTGCAAGAGGCACTGGCTCATGCCCTGACGGAAAAGGAAGGCAAGGACCAGGAGTTGGCCAAGCTTCGTGGTCTGGAGGCAGCCCAGATAAAAGAGCTGGAGGAACTTCGGCAAACCGTGAAGCAACTGAAGGAACAGCTggctaagaaagaaaaggagcacGCATCTGGCTCAGGAGCCCAATCTGAGGCTGCTGGCAGGACAGAGCCAACAGGCCCCAAGCTGGAGGCACTGCGGGCAGAGGTGAGCAAGCTGGAGCAGCAatgccagcagcagcaggagcaggctGACAGCCTGGAACGCAGCCTCGAGGCTGAGCGGGCCTCCCGGGCTGAGCGGGACAGTGCTCTGGAGACTCTGCAGGGCCAGTTAGAGGAGAAGGCCCAGGAGCTAGGGCACAGTCAGAGTGCCTTAGCCTCGGCCCAACGGGAGTTGGCTGCCCTCCGCACCAAGGTACAAGACCACAGCAAGGCTGAAGATGAGTGGAAGGCCCAGGTGGCCCGGGGCCGGCAAGAGGCTGAGAGGAAAAATAGCCTCATCAGCAGCTTGGAGGAGGAGGTGTCCATCCTGAATCGCCAGGTCCTGGAGAAGGAGGGGGAAAGCAAGGAGTTGAAGCGGCTGGTGATGGCTGAGTCAGAGAAGAGCCAGAAGCTGGAGGAGAGGCTGCGCCTGCTGCAGGCAGAGACAGCCAGCAACAGTGCCAGAGCTGCAGAACGCAGCTCTGCTCTGCGGGAGGAGGTGCAGAGCCTCCGGGAGGAGGCTGAGAAACAGCGGGTGGCTTCAGAGAACCTGCGGCAGGAGCTGACCTCACAGGCTGAGCGTGCAGAGGAGCTGGGCCAAGAATTGAAGGCGTGGCAGGAGAAGTTCTTCCAGAAAGAGCAGGCCCTCTCCACCCTGCAGCTCGAGCACACCAGCACACAGGCCCTGGTGAGTGAGCTGCTGCCAGCTAAGCACCTCTACCAGCAGCTGCAGGCCGAGCAGGCCGCTGCTGAGAAACGCCACCGTGAGGAGCTGGAGCAGAGCAAGCAGGCCGCTGGGGGACTGCGGGCAGAGCTGCTGCGGGCCCAGCGGGAGCTTGGGGAGCTGATTCCTCTGCGGCAGAAGGTGGCAGAGCAGGAGCGAACAGCTCAGCAGCTGCGGGCAGAGAAGGCCAGCTATGCAGAGCAGCTGAGCATGCTGAAGAAGGCGCATGGCCTGCTGGCAGAGGAGAACCGAGGGCTGGGTGAGCGGGCCAACCTTGGCCGGCAGTTTCTGGAAGTGGAGTTGGACCAGGCCCGGGAGAAGTATGTCCAAGAGTTGGCAGCCGTACGTGCTGATGCTGAGACCCGTCTGGCTGAGGTGCAGCGAGAAGCACAGAGCACTGCCCGGGAGCTGGAGGTGATGACTGCCAAGTATGAGGGTGCCAAGGTCAAGGTCCTGGAGGAGAGGCAGCGGTTCCAGGAAGAGAGGCAGAAACTCACTGTCCAG GTGGAGCAGCTAGAGGTATTTCAGAGAGAGCAAACTAAGCAG gtGGAAGAACTGAGTAAGAAACTGGCTGACTCTGACCAAGCCAGCAAGGTGCAGCAGCAGAAGCTGAAG GCTGTCCAGGCTCAGGGAGGCGAGAGCCAGCAGGAGGCCCAGCGCCTCCAGGCCCGGCTGAATGAACTGCAAGCCCAGTTGAGCCAGAAGGAGCAGGCAGCTGAGCACTATAAGCTGCAG ATGGAGAAAGCCAAAACACATTATGATGCCAAGAAGCAGCAGAACCAAGAGCTGCAGGAGCAGCTGCGGAGCCTGGAGCAGCtgcagaaggaaaacaaagagCTGCGAGCTGAAGCTGAACGGCTGGGCCATGAGCTACAGCAGGCTGGGCTGAAGACCAAGGAGGCTGAACAGACCTGCCGCCACCTTACTGCCCAGGTGCGCAGCCTGGAGGCACAG GTTGCCCATGCAGACCAGCAGCTTCGAGACCTGGGCAAATTCCAGGTGGCAACTGATGCTTTAAAGAGCCGTGAGCCCCAGGCTAAGCCCCAGCTGGACTTGAGTATTGACAGCCTGGATCTGAGCTGCGAGGAGGGGACCCCACTCAGTATCACCAG ACATAAAGCACTCATGACAATTATACCTGATTTGTCCCCCAACAACCCTCTGAG CAAGCTGCCTCGTACCCAGCCAGACGGCACCAGCGTCCCTGGAGAACCAGCCTCACCTATCTCCCAGCGCCTGCCCCCCAAGGTAGAATCCCTGGAGAGTCTCTACTTCACTCCCATCCCTGCTCGGAGTCAGGCCCCcctggagagcagcctggactCCCTGGGAGACGTCTTCCTGGACTCGGGTCGTAAGACCCGCTCCGCTCGTCGGCGCACCACGCAGATCATCAACATCACCATGACCAAG aaGCTAGATGTGGAAGAGCCAGACAGCGCCAACTCATCCTTCTATAGCACACGGTCTGCTCCTGCTTCCCAGGCTAGCCTGCGAGCCACCTCCTCTACTCAGTCTCTAGCTCGCCTGGGTTCTCCCGATTATGGCAACTCAGCCCTGCTCAGCTTGCCTGGCTACCGCCCCACCACTCGCAGTTCTGCTCGTCGTTCCCAGGCCGGGGTGTCCAGTGGGGCCCCTCCAG GAAGGAACAGCTTCTACATGGGCACTTGCCAGGATGAGCCTGAGCAGCTGGATGACTGGAACCGCATTGCAGAGCTGCAGCAGCGCAATCGAGTGTGCCCCCCACATCTGAAGACCTGCTATCCCCTGGAGTCCAGG CCTTCCGTGAGCCTGGGCACCATCACAGATGAGGAGATGAAAACCGGAGACCCCCAAGAGACCCTGCGCCGAGCCAGCATGCAGCCAATCCAGATAGCCGAGGGCACTGGCATCACCACCCGGCAGCAGCGCAAACGGGTCTCCCTAGAGCCCCACCAGGGCCCTGGAACTCCTGAg TCTAAGAAGGCCACCAGCTGTTTCCCACGCCCCATGACTCCCCGAGACCGACATGAAGGGCGCAAACAGAGCACTACTGAGGCCCAGAAGAAAGCAGCTCCAGCTTCTACTAAACAG GCTGACCGGCGCCAGTCGATGGCCTTCAGCATCCTCAACACACCCAAGAAGCTAGGGAACAGCCTTCTGCGGCGGGGAGCCTCAAAGAAGGCCCTGTCCAAGGCTTCCCCCAACACTCGCAGTGGAACCCGCCGTTCTCCACGCATtgccaccaccacagccagcgcCGCCACTGCTGCCGCCATTGCTGCCACCCCTCGAGCCAAGGGCAAG GCAAAGCACTAA